One window of the Haloarcula halobia genome contains the following:
- a CDS encoding aldose 1-epimerase, protein MGCTVTDEYQRRGIDTVFLENDHLRVEVLAGKGSDVTEIRDKRTDTNVLFESPHEWRPPDAGPTAAPDAEFAFLDHYPGGWQTVLPAAGGPTSVAGATLTLHGESSLVPWDARITADADERVAVEFSTSLTRYPFTVEREMTLAAGEAALTVTETVRNEGEVSVPYSWLQHVALGEPLVGPDARLTVPCETVLVDPDQTSDNARLPPGETYAWPVCETPEGPVDLRVFPPRSERVHDLVALTDLAEGRYTVSNPTLDLGVTVRFPESLYEYLWYWQPFGGFDEAPFFGRTYNVGLEPCTSIPNAGLEEAIENGTAESLDPGETRTSTVTLETHPVE, encoded by the coding sequence ATGGGCTGTACGGTCACCGACGAGTACCAGCGTCGTGGCATCGACACCGTCTTCCTGGAGAACGACCATCTCCGCGTCGAGGTGCTCGCCGGCAAGGGGAGCGACGTCACGGAGATTCGGGACAAGCGCACGGACACGAACGTCCTGTTCGAGTCGCCACACGAGTGGCGGCCGCCGGATGCCGGCCCGACCGCCGCGCCGGACGCTGAATTCGCCTTCCTCGATCACTACCCTGGCGGGTGGCAGACCGTCCTCCCGGCGGCGGGCGGGCCGACGTCGGTCGCCGGGGCGACCCTCACGCTCCACGGCGAGTCGAGCCTCGTCCCGTGGGACGCCCGAATCACCGCCGACGCCGACGAACGGGTGGCCGTCGAGTTCTCGACGTCGCTGACGCGCTACCCGTTCACCGTCGAGCGCGAGATGACGCTGGCGGCCGGCGAGGCCGCGCTGACGGTCACGGAGACGGTCCGGAACGAGGGGGAAGTATCTGTCCCCTACTCGTGGCTCCAGCACGTCGCGCTCGGCGAACCGCTCGTCGGCCCGGACGCACGCCTGACGGTCCCCTGCGAGACGGTGCTCGTCGATCCCGACCAGACCAGCGACAACGCGCGGCTTCCGCCCGGCGAGACCTACGCGTGGCCGGTCTGTGAGACGCCCGAGGGCCCCGTCGACCTGCGGGTGTTCCCGCCCCGCTCGGAGCGGGTCCACGACCTGGTGGCACTGACCGACCTCGCAGAGGGACGCTACACCGTCTCGAACCCGACGCTCGACCTCGGGGTGACCGTCCGCTTCCCCGAATCACTCTACGAGTACCTCTGGTACTGGCAACCCTTCGGCGGGTTCGACGAGGCGCCCTTCTTCGGGCGCACCTACAACGTCGGCCTCGAACCGTGTACGTCGATACCCAACGCCGGCCTCGAGGAGGCCATAGAGAACGGCACCGCGGAGTCACTCGACCCCGGCGAGACCCGGACGTCGACGGTGACCCTCGAGACCCACCCCGTCGAGTAG
- a CDS encoding AGE family epimerase/isomerase: MSGSRYRDPDWLRQQIRDVLSFYYPSCVDIHYGGYTAQLDERDGHRYDGRTKHLVATARAVHNFSVGAMLDGPVWCRAAAEHGLTFLESGHWDETHEGYDWLLEGRETVDSTRHCYGHGFVMLAGARAHQAGIEGGQETLERAYDVVDERFWEPGHGLCADEASGDWSDLSPYRGLNANMHTCEALLAAYEATGEDRYLDRARTIASTVTRDLAEDDTGRLWEHFTEDWDPDMAYNRDDPAHQFRPWGYQPGHHAEWAKLLLVLHEHDPANWQVRRATELFDVAVETGWDDEHGGFYYTVDGDGDPVVDDKYSWELTEAIGAAALLAQHDDAYLEWYDRIWEHSMAHFVNPRHGNWYGRLTRAHERDDPNRGVAVEPGYHPLNNAWVAMGAFGE, translated from the coding sequence ATGTCCGGTTCACGCTATCGGGACCCCGACTGGCTCCGCCAGCAGATCCGTGACGTCCTGTCCTTCTACTACCCCTCGTGTGTCGACATCCACTACGGCGGCTACACCGCACAGCTGGACGAACGTGACGGCCACCGCTACGACGGGCGGACGAAACACCTCGTCGCGACGGCGCGAGCCGTCCACAACTTCAGCGTCGGTGCCATGCTCGACGGCCCGGTCTGGTGTCGTGCCGCGGCGGAACACGGGCTCACCTTCCTCGAGTCCGGGCACTGGGACGAGACCCACGAGGGGTACGACTGGCTCCTCGAGGGCCGCGAGACGGTCGACTCGACGCGACACTGCTACGGCCACGGCTTCGTGATGCTGGCCGGCGCGCGCGCCCACCAGGCCGGCATCGAGGGCGGCCAGGAGACGCTGGAACGCGCCTACGACGTCGTCGACGAGCGGTTCTGGGAGCCCGGCCACGGCCTCTGTGCCGACGAGGCCAGCGGCGACTGGAGCGACCTGTCGCCTTACCGTGGCCTGAACGCGAACATGCACACCTGCGAGGCCCTGCTGGCGGCCTACGAGGCCACCGGTGAGGACCGCTACCTCGACCGGGCGCGCACCATCGCGTCGACGGTGACCAGGGACCTCGCCGAGGACGACACCGGCCGGCTCTGGGAGCACTTCACCGAGGACTGGGACCCCGACATGGCGTACAACCGCGACGACCCGGCCCACCAGTTCCGTCCCTGGGGCTACCAGCCGGGCCATCACGCCGAGTGGGCGAAGCTCTTGCTCGTCCTCCACGAACACGACCCGGCGAACTGGCAGGTCCGACGAGCCACGGAACTGTTCGACGTCGCGGTCGAGACGGGCTGGGACGACGAGCACGGCGGGTTCTACTACACCGTCGATGGCGACGGCGACCCGGTCGTCGACGACAAGTACAGCTGGGAACTCACCGAGGCCATCGGCGCCGCCGCCCTGCTCGCCCAGCACGACGACGCCTACCTCGAGTGGTACGACCGGATCTGGGAACACTCAATGGCTCACTTCGTCAACCCGCGCCACGGGAACTGGTACGGGCGGCTGACCCGCGCCCACGAACGCGACGACCCGAACCGCGGCGTCGCCGTCGAACCGGGGTACCACCCGCTGAACAACGCCTGGGTCGCGATGGGTGCCTTCGGCGAGTGA
- a CDS encoding RraA family protein — translation MDDPSLAELTSRYERLYPGAVVDVLDDRGFEDQTMRAGIAPLRDGMRTAGIAYPVVGRPNRSVDPEANMRQILRMLGEAPEHGVLAYQTNDDGDAAQLGELSVVALKAAGVNGAVVDGGVRDVSYILEEDFPVFSEYRTPADAVPRWEILEWGDSAVVGGVDVSAGDVILGDVDGVVVVPGEARQSVLEEAEELAATENDVRDAVRSGMAPLDAYDEYGVF, via the coding sequence ATGGACGACCCGTCACTCGCGGAACTGACCAGCAGGTACGAGCGGCTCTATCCCGGGGCCGTCGTCGACGTGCTCGACGACCGGGGGTTCGAGGACCAGACGATGCGGGCCGGCATCGCGCCGCTCCGCGACGGGATGCGGACGGCGGGCATCGCGTACCCGGTGGTCGGCCGGCCGAACCGGAGCGTCGACCCCGAGGCGAACATGCGCCAGATACTCCGGATGCTCGGTGAGGCGCCCGAGCACGGAGTACTCGCCTACCAGACCAACGACGACGGCGACGCGGCTCAGCTGGGCGAACTCTCCGTCGTCGCGCTGAAAGCCGCCGGCGTCAACGGAGCCGTGGTCGACGGCGGGGTACGCGACGTCTCGTACATCCTCGAGGAGGACTTCCCGGTGTTCTCGGAGTACCGGACGCCGGCCGACGCGGTGCCCCGGTGGGAGATACTGGAGTGGGGCGACAGCGCTGTCGTCGGCGGGGTCGACGTCTCCGCGGGCGACGTGATCCTCGGCGACGTCGACGGCGTCGTGGTCGTCCCCGGGGAGGCGCGACAGTCGGTCCTCGAGGAGGCCGAGGAGCTCGCTGCGACGGAGAACGATGTCCGGGACGCCGTCCGCAGCGGGATGGCGCCGCTCGACGCCTACGACGAGTACGGCGTCTTCTAG